TCTTGATTTTCTTGAGCGAAAGGGAAGCATCAATCAGTATTTCCCGGCTGATGACCCTCTCCAGGTAGCGGGAAGATTAGAGCAGGCGAAAGTCGACCGCAATATATTGGCTGATATTCTTGTTCGCCAGAACGCTCATTTCGGGGCTAAGCCGGCCACTTTTCGCGCCATCGAAAAATTCCGGCGCGAAGAAACCCTATGTATTTTCAGCGGGCAGCAAGCCGGTCTGTTCGGCGGACCCCTCTTCACTCTTTATAAAGCGATCGGGGTAGTCAAGCAGGCGGAACATCTCGAAAAAGTTCTGCAGCGAAAAGTCGTGCCGATTTTCTGGGTTGCCGCCGACGACCATGATTTCGCCGAGATAAATCATGTTGAATACCTGTCTCCGCAGGGAGAAGTAAATTCGATAAGTTATGACTCTCCGCCGGCGCAGGAAGTCCCCGCGGCCGAGATGCTTTTTGATAATCAGAAAGAGTACGACAAGATTCATCAACTCGCTAAAGAGGCGTTCGGCGCCACCGAGTTCACTCCTCAGCTGTTCAGCCGGTTGTTTGAGGCATATGCTTTCGGAGCCGGTTTTGTCGACGCCTTTGCCCGCTATCTTCTCAATATTCTCCCCGATTTCGGTCTCATAATCTTTTCACCCGCGGACAAGGAAGTAAAAACCGCCTCCAAAGGTTTCTTCAAGAGACTTATTGAGGGGCATTTCCGTATCAAGGAACTGGTGGACAAAACCGACCGTCAATTGGAAAAGGACGGCTATCACCGCCAGGTCGATAAAAAAGAGAGCGCCGCCCATCTGTTCTATCACAATCCGGGGCGGATTCCGCTCCATGCCGAAGATAATTATTTCCTGGTGGCGGAGAAACGACTGGGGCTTCCGGGACTGCTTGATTTGATTGATAAGAATCCGGAGAAATTCTCGCCTGATGTCCTCTCTCGTCCACTCTGGCAGTCTTATCTCTTTCCCGTGGTGGCGCAGATGGCCGGTCCTTCGGAAATCGCCTATTTTGCGCAGGTGTCGAAACTCTTTGAACCGATTGGATTGATTCAGCCCTTCTATTATTTTCGCCCCTCCAATATTCTCGTGGAGAAGCGCAATGAAGAGTTGCTGGATAAATATGACCTTCGCCTGAGCGATTTCGCGGGCGATATCGAAACGATAATCAACCGCGTATCCCTGCAATCCTTCCCCAAAGAGGTCGAAACGGCAGTGGCTGATTTCAAAAATCGTCTGGAGCAGCTCTATAGCGAATTTATGGCTACCATTATACGCTTTGATGAAACTCTGGAGCCGATGGGTAAGCAGACTTACGGCAAAATCGATTTTGCCGTAAACGGTTTTGAGAAAAAAATCTTTGACCATCATAAGAAGAAGATAGCGGCTGTCCGTTCGCAAATCTACCGGTTAGCCAATGCCCTGTATCCCAATCGAATTCTTCAGGAGAGAGTCTATAATATCAACTATTACATCGCCAAGTACGGCTTTTCTGTCGTAGATTTTATCGTGCAGAAAACCGACGTGGAAAGCGGCAAGATACAGATGATTTATCTTTCAGAGATGCCGGAGTTACAATGAATATTGGGATTACCTGTTATCCGGTCGCGGGAGGTTCGGGGATTGTCGCCACCGAACTGGGGCAGAAATTGGCGGCGCGCGGACACCAGGTGCATTTTATCAGCTACGCCTTGCCTTTTCGTCTCGATAGTTATCAGCAGAATCTCTATTTTCACGGCGTGGAAACAACCGCCTACCCGCTCTTCAAGCATCCTCCTTACACTCTTTCTCTCGCCGCCAAAATGGCCGAGGTTACCTGCCAGTATAACCTCGAGATTCTGCATGTCCATTACGCCATTCCCCATGCCACTTCGGCTTTCTTAGCCAAACAACTCATAACCTGCAAAATCCCAAAGATTATTACTACTTTGCATGGAACCGATATAACTCTGGTCGGGTCGGACCCGTCGTACTATGATATCACCCGGTTTTCCATAAATGCGTCCGACGGCATCACCGCGGTCTCTTCATATCTTGCCGATGAGACCAAGAACGTTTTTAAGATTGAAAAGCCGATTAGAGTAATCCACAATTTTTATGACAGCGCCCGTTTCAGTCCCAACAGCCAGGCCTGCAAACGGCGCTCCTTTGCCGAAGACAGCGAATTCGTCATCGCCCATATATCCAACTTCCGTCCGGTGAAAAGAATCATCGATGTCATCGATATATTTGACCGGATTAATAAGGTGTTGCCTTCGAAACTTCTTCTGGTCGGCGAGGGACCCGATGCCATTCTGGCGCGGCGACAGGTGACTAAGAAAAATCTGAGCGACCGGGTCATATTCCTCGGCAATCAGAACCGGGTGGAGGCGGTCTTGCCGCTGGCTGACCTCTTCCTGCTTCCCTCCGAAGAAGAATCATTCGGTCTGGCCGCTCTGGAGGCTCTCGCCTGCGGCTTACCCGTTATCGGCACCTCCGGAACCGGACTGGTCGAAGTAGTTGAAGATGGCGTTAACGGTTATCTATTCCCCGTGGGGCACACCGCCGAAATGGCGCAAGCCGGAATTGAACTTCTTTCCGACCCAAATAAGCTCGCCCAATTCAAAGAGGCGGCGCATCGACTCTCTTCGGAACGATTTCGAGATGATAAAATTGTCCCGGAGTATGAAGAATATTACCGGCAGGTTCTCAATGGATAATCCAAAACTCGACGTGCTGGCGATAGCCGCCCATCGCGATGATGTCGAAATAACCTGCGGCGGCACGGTCATCAAACTTGCCGACCGGGGAAAGAAAGTCGGTATACTCGACCTGACTGCCGGTGAAATGGGCACCAAAGGAACCGCCGAGGAGAGGGGAGAGGAAGCCGAAAAAGCGGCTAAGATTATGGGCGTGGTTTTTCGCCGGAACTTGAACCTCCCTGACGCCGGCATTGAACTGACCCGGGAAAATAAACTGAAAATCGCCCAGGTTATCCGCGACTGCAAACCGGAACTGGTCATCCTGCCCTACTGGGTCCAGCGGCACCCCGACCATCTGGCTGCCTCTCTTCTGGGGTATGATGCCTGCTTCCTGGCCGGTCTGAAGAAATTGAGTTTGCGCGGCGACGCCCATCGTCCCCGCAAAATCATCTATACTTCCTCTTTTCGTGAGGGGCCGCACTCCTTCTTCGTCGATATCACTGACCAGATGGAGCGGAAATTGAAAGCGGTTGCCGCCTATAAGTCGCAATTTGACGGAACACCTTCGGCCAAAGAAATCTATAAACCCGGCGTGGATATCTTCGAGT
The Candidatus Zixiibacteriota bacterium genome window above contains:
- the bshA gene encoding N-acetyl-alpha-D-glucosaminyl L-malate synthase BshA, which encodes MNIGITCYPVAGGSGIVATELGQKLAARGHQVHFISYALPFRLDSYQQNLYFHGVETTAYPLFKHPPYTLSLAAKMAEVTCQYNLEILHVHYAIPHATSAFLAKQLITCKIPKIITTLHGTDITLVGSDPSYYDITRFSINASDGITAVSSYLADETKNVFKIEKPIRVIHNFYDSARFSPNSQACKRRSFAEDSEFVIAHISNFRPVKRIIDVIDIFDRINKVLPSKLLLVGEGPDAILARRQVTKKNLSDRVIFLGNQNRVEAVLPLADLFLLPSEEESFGLAALEALACGLPVIGTSGTGLVEVVEDGVNGYLFPVGHTAEMAQAGIELLSDPNKLAQFKEAAHRLSSERFRDDKIVPEYEEYYRQVLNG
- the bshB1 gene encoding bacillithiol biosynthesis deacetylase BshB1, with product MDNPKLDVLAIAAHRDDVEITCGGTVIKLADRGKKVGILDLTAGEMGTKGTAEERGEEAEKAAKIMGVVFRRNLNLPDAGIELTRENKLKIAQVIRDCKPELVILPYWVQRHPDHLAASLLGYDACFLAGLKKLSLRGDAHRPRKIIYTSSFREGPHSFFVDITDQMERKLKAVAAYKSQFDGTPSAKEIYKPGVDIFEYMTVTAQHYGHKVGVKYAEAFAIKEAILIADPSEMPVRSI
- the bshC gene encoding bacillithiol biosynthesis cysteine-adding enzyme BshC; this encodes MTKERLVKPDKIFKFTDLFLDFLERKGSINQYFPADDPLQVAGRLEQAKVDRNILADILVRQNAHFGAKPATFRAIEKFRREETLCIFSGQQAGLFGGPLFTLYKAIGVVKQAEHLEKVLQRKVVPIFWVAADDHDFAEINHVEYLSPQGEVNSISYDSPPAQEVPAAEMLFDNQKEYDKIHQLAKEAFGATEFTPQLFSRLFEAYAFGAGFVDAFARYLLNILPDFGLIIFSPADKEVKTASKGFFKRLIEGHFRIKELVDKTDRQLEKDGYHRQVDKKESAAHLFYHNPGRIPLHAEDNYFLVAEKRLGLPGLLDLIDKNPEKFSPDVLSRPLWQSYLFPVVAQMAGPSEIAYFAQVSKLFEPIGLIQPFYYFRPSNILVEKRNEELLDKYDLRLSDFAGDIETIINRVSLQSFPKEVETAVADFKNRLEQLYSEFMATIIRFDETLEPMGKQTYGKIDFAVNGFEKKIFDHHKKKIAAVRSQIYRLANALYPNRILQERVYNINYYIAKYGFSVVDFIVQKTDVESGKIQMIYLSEMPELQ